A stretch of Fusarium poae strain DAOMC 252244 chromosome 2, whole genome shotgun sequence DNA encodes these proteins:
- a CDS encoding hypothetical protein (TransMembrane:1 (o181-200i)) — protein MTTTRFSTSLPLPYYGTQSLVAEVLGADATATTYLLNCPPGTDGNDCGTYNNSLTVGPWASKTIPAGAASTGNLDIFITMPSEDKEDDWRMSVHCKMSHTVAKDCTTINLGGNDDGSPTATISGTDELEQYDLTYAPVVITAGLDLLSAKHTGVPAASATTTESSEKETSTPTSTSGASTYVTRVLGAVSVAGIAASFLLS, from the coding sequence ATGACTACTACTCGTTTCTCCACGTCGCTCCCTCTCCCATATTATGGCACCCAATCTCTTGTCGCCGAGGTCCTTGGCGCAGACGCCACAGCGACCACATACCTCTTGAACTGCCCCCCTGGCACCGACGGCAACGACTGTGGCACGTACAACAACTCACTTACAGTTGGACCCTGGGCGAGCAAAACTATTCCAGCCGGTGCCGCCAGCACTGGAAACCTGGATATCTTCATTACGATGCCATCTGAAGACAAGGAGGATGATTGGAGGATGTCTGTTCACTGCAAAATGTCCCATACAGTTGCTAAGGATTGCACCACCATCAATCTGGGCGGAAACGACGATGGATCTCCCACTGCCACTATCTCCGGTACTGATGAGTTGGAACAGTACGACCTTACTTATGCACCTGTCGTCATTACCGCTGGCTTGGATCTTCTTAGCGCCAAACATACTGGTGTTCCAGCAGCCAGCGCGACCACCACCGAAAGTTCTGAAAAGGAAACATCTACACCTACAAGTACTTCTGGTGCCTCGACATACGTTACGCGTGTACTTGGAGCCGTATCTGTTGCTGGGATCGCTGCTTCTTTTCTCCTGTCTTAG
- a CDS encoding hypothetical protein (SECRETED:SignalP(1-19)~CAZy:GH16) gives MHLTSYLSVAVTLLGLTSAAPKECSTKRSPVPKLEGGHYILDRSTKFANKQVWTFNGNTLPEGLYASDYPVGKTHVFKSSNVKPRNGYLELTVPGGQKAKPYKSAEIATEMENIMYASVRTTAILSEPAGVCNGMFFYQSDSQETDIEWLSDPNSQSNYDGVRRLWFTNQDRDGDGEPSHKAVLPPSDPTTTEHEYRIDWTKDLVQFYVDGVKKWSTKNDVPNVPGPWIWNNWSNGDKGWSAGPPKQTAVFKIKKIEMYYNTA, from the exons ATGCATCTGACTTCCTACCTATCCGTCGCCGTGACGCTCCTCGGCCTTACGAGTGCCGCACCCAAAGAGTGTTCCACTAAACGCTCCCCTGTTCCCAAGCTTGAAGGGGGTCATTACATTCTTGACCGCTCTACCAAGTTTGCCAACAAGCAAGTCTGGACATTCAACGGCAACACTCTTCCTGAGGGACTATACGCCAGCGATTATCCTGTTGGAAAGACTCACGTCTTCAAATCATCCAACGTCAAGCCTCGCAATGGTTACCTGGAGCTTACAGTGCCAGGCGGCCAAAAGGCTAAGCCTTACAAGTCCGCTGAGATTGCCACCGAGATGGAGAACATTATGTATGCGTCTGTCCGAACGACGGCCATTCTGAGCGAGCCTGCAGGTGTTTGCAACG GAATGTTCTTCTACCAGTCCGACAGCCAGGAGACCGATATTGAGTGGCTCTCGGACCCCAACTCCCAGTCCAACTACGATGGAGTCCGTCGCCTCTGGTTCACAAACCAGGACCGAGATGGTGATGGCGAGCCCAGCCATAAGGCTGTCCTCCCTCCCTCCGACCCCACTACCACCGAGCATGAGTACCGAATTGATTGGACTAAGGACCTTGTCCAGTTCTACGTCGACGGTGTCAAGAAGTGGTCCACCAAGAATGATGTCCCCAACGTGCCCGGCCCATGGATCTGGAACAACTGGTCCAACGGTGACAAGGGCTGGAGCGCCGGACCTCCCAAGCAGACCGCTGTtttcaagatcaagaagatcgagatGTACTACAACACTGCCTAA
- a CDS encoding hypothetical protein (SECRETED:SignalP(1-18)~MEROPS:MER0029657) — MHFQSALALGLLANTVTAALTSCGTNGSSQALRGLSKELQNEPLAIRGQRKNVEIQTFVHIVAASEKEDDGYLTEETVKSEISRLNEAYKPWDFSFKLVKTTRIINESWADNYGDSPFGNDTEPDMRAALREGSYQDLNLFFVRNMVPNGKCELPVPDVTDDTVLWDGCIMRSDNPGELPPTFGKVTIHEVGHWLGLEHTFLNGCEEPGDYVEDTPYEAFPVGGDSCAEPGRNTCPDKPGLDPVDNHMTYVKHDCGPLRFTPGQAERMHKIWKKLRANSAI, encoded by the exons ATGCATTTTCAATCAGCTCTTGCCCTGGGCCTTTTAGCTAACACTGTCACAGCTGCCCTCACGAGCTGCGGTACCAATGGCTCTAGTCAGGCTTTGAGGGGCCTGTCTAAAGAACTGCAAAATGAACCTTTGGCAATTCGCGGCCAGAGAAAGAATGTCGAGATTCAGACGTTTGTACATATTGTTGCAGCCAGCGAAAAGGAAGATGATGGATATCTTACT GAAGAGACTGTCAAGAGTGAGATCAGCCGACTGAACGAGGCTTATAAGCCTTGGGACTTCTCCTTCAAGCTCGTGAAGACGACCAGGATCATTAATGAATCTTGGGCGGACAACTATGGTGATTCACCCTTCGGGAACGACACTGAGCCTGACATGAGAGCAGCTCTTCGCGAGGGAAGCTACCAAGACTTGAACCTATTCTTCGTCAGAAACATGGTCCCTAATGGCAAGTGCGAGCTCCCTGTCCCAGATGTGACAGACGATACTGTTCTCTGGGACGGCTGCATCATGAGATCTGATAACCCTGGCGAGCTTCCCCCCACCTTTGGCAAGGTCACTATCCATGAAGTTGGCCACTGGTTAGGCCTTGAGCATACCTTTTTGAATGGTTGCGAGGAGCCAGGAGACTACGTCGAGGATACCCCTTACGAAGCTTTCCCTGTTGGGGGTGATTCCTGTGCCGAGCCTGGCCGCAATACTTGTCCCGATAAGCCTGGTCTGGATCCTGTCGACAACCACATGACATATGTCAAACA TGATTGTGGTCCGCTGAGGTTCACGCCTGGTCAGGCTGAACGAATGCACAAGATTtggaagaagcttcgtgcgAACTCGGCGATTTAG
- the GH51 gene encoding Endoglucanase gh5-1 (SECRETED:SignalP(1-16)~CAZy:GH5_5~CAZy:GH5), with protein sequence MKSLLALGLFAGLSVAQSGAWAQCGGEGFSGSTTCVSGYKCTIVNQWYSQCQPGTAEPPSTTLKTTTGGGSTPTGTPGDGKFLWAGVNEAGAEFGEKSLPGTWGKDFTFPEPAAVDTLISQGYNTFRVQLKMERANPSGMTGAYDQAYLKNLTSIVNHITGKGATVLLDPHNYGRYFDKIITSTSDFQTWWKNFATQFKGNSRIMFDTNNEYHTMDQTLVLNLNQAAINGIRAAGATQYIFVEGNQWSGAWSWPDVNDNMKALTDPENKLIYEMHQYLDSDSSGTSPNCVSTSIGVERLQAATKWLRDNKKVGMIGEFAGGPNETCRTAVKNMLDFMKANTDVWKGFTWWSAGPWWGDYMYSFEPSSGSGYQYYNSLLKSYV encoded by the exons ATGAAGTCCCTTCTCGCCCTTGGTCTCTTCGCCGGTCTCTCCGTTGCCCAAAGTGGAGCTTGGGCTCAATGCGGCGGTGAAGGCTTCTCTGGTTCTACAACCTGCGTCTCAGGCTACAAGTGCACCATCGTCAACCAGTGGTACAGCCAGTGCCAGCCCGGTACTGCAGAGCCTCCCTCTACTACCCTCAAGACTACCACCGGCGGTGGCTCTACTCCCACTGGAACACCTGGCGATGGAAAGTTCCTCTGGGCCGGTGTTAACGAAGCTGGTGCCGAGTTTGGAGAGAAGAGCCTTCCTGGTACTTGGGGCAAGGACTTTACCTTCCCTGAGCCTGCTGCTGTCGAC ACCCTCATTTCTCAGGGCTACAACACTTTCCGTGTGCAGCTCAAGATGGAGCGTGCCAACCCCAGCGGTATGACTGGCGCCTACGACCAGGCTTACCTGAAGAACCTCACATCCATTGTCAACCACATCACAGGCAAGGGAGCCACTGTTCTTCTTGACCCTCACAACTACGGCCGCTACTTTGACAAGATCATTACTTCCACCTCAGACTTCCAGACCTGGTGGAAGAACTTTGCTACTCAGTTCAAGGGCAACAGCCGCATCATGTTCGACACCAACAACGAGTATCACACCATGGACCAGACCCTCGTTCTCAACCTTAACCAAGCCGCCATCAACGGTATTCGCGCTGCAGGTGCCACTCAGTACATCTTTGTCGAGGGCAACCAGTGGTCCGGTGCCTGGTCGTGGCCTGATGTCAACGACAACATGAAGGCTCTGACTGACCCCGAGAACAAGCTTATTTACGAGATGCACCAGTACCTCGACTCTGACAGCTCTGGCACTTCTCCCAACTGTGTTTCCACATCTATCGGTGTCGAGCGTCTCCAGGCTGCTACCAAGTGGCTCCGCGACAACAAGAAGGTCGGCATGATCGGCGAGTTCGCTGGTGGTCCCAACGAGACCTGCCGAACTGCCGTCAAGAACATGCTTGACTTTATGAAGGCCAACACTGATGTCTGGAAGGGCTTTACCTGGTGGTCTGCTGGTCCCTGGTGGGGCGACTACATGTACAGCTTCGAACCTTCGAGTGGTTCTGGATACCAGTACTACAACTCTCTGCTCAAGTCTTACGTCTAA
- a CDS encoding hypothetical protein (SECRETED:SignalP(1-18)): MHLSTALGVLSLLSTAKAQANVHFGPAFSLGPTKSWIREATTTLVLPRVPGQKDRLALWPGMGTSSGSLIQALAVSFADPRLECGGQPGQWCTWASTLQGTQLGDKKIPASPGARLTIHYKYNDATQRYDQSVAIDGTVVSTLSTTSGHAEGWGTAVECQDAACVGTVDAHDYIDTTIILNQADPSFSNTLGLNQATSSGLRSSDGGKTWTVGTISHKAFNFNFPS; the protein is encoded by the exons ATGCATCTTTCCACAGCCCTCGGCGTCCTCTCTCTCCTATCAACAGCCAAAGCCCAGGCCAACGTGCATTTCGGTCCTGCGTTCTCACTAGGCCCAACGAAATCATGGATTCGTGAAGCTACGACGACGCTTGTTCTGCCGCGAGTTCCTGGACAAAAGGATCGTCTGGCTTTATGGCCCGGTATGGGCACAAGTAGCGGCTCACTAATTCAAGCTTTGGCTGTCTCTTTTGCAGACCCTAGACT CGAATGTGGTGGTCAGCCTGGACAGTGGTGCACCTGGGCTTCGACTCTGCAAG GCACACAACTCGGCGATAAGAAAATACCAGCAAGTCCTGGCGCTCGATTGACGATTCACT ATAAGTATAATGATGCTACGCAACGATACGATCAAAGCGTGGCCATCGATGGTACCGTTGTCTCAACTCTTTCCACCA CTTCTGGTCATGCTGAAGGTTGGGGTACAGCCGTTGAATGCCAGGATGCCGCCTGTGTTGGTACCGTTGATGCTCATG ATTATATCGATACAACCATCATTCTAAATCAAGCTGATCCCTCATTCAGTAACACCCTTGGTCTCAATCAAGCTACGTCTTCAGGGCTGAGGTCCTCTGACGGGGGTAAAACTTGGACAGTGGGCACCATCAGCCACAAGGCTTTTAATTTCAACTTCCCTAGCTGA
- a CDS encoding hypothetical protein (TransMembrane:1 (o6-25i)) has translation MQQLLLILRQFCAAIISLYQYTVIARSLKMSKYKKFVLITGANQGVGYETAKNLLLSSVDYHVIIGSREEAKGEAAASELRSLEHIRGTVSSIQIDVTDDRSVDAAALHITTEWGRLDILVNNAGIISMASPPTREAFRSILETNLIGALSVTEAFLPLLRKAEHMPPRLIFVTSSTGSITHAANPSSPYYSGYATEYRTSKAGLNMLMAMYYARLKPEGFLVFGADPGLCATNFTHDAESLRQRGAAEPADGGERVACVIRGEKDEAVGNVVGVHGVVPW, from the exons ATGCAGCAATTACTACTTATACTACGGCAATTTTGTGCCGCAATCATCTCGCTGTATCAATACACTGTCATCGCTCGTTCCCTTAAAATGTCCAAGTACAAGAAATTCGTTCTAATCACTG GCGCCAATCAGGGCGTCGGCTATGAAACGGCCAAAAACTTACTTCTATCATCCGTTGACTACCATGTTATTATTGGTAGTCGAGAAGAAGCCAAAGGCGAAGCGGCGGCGAGTGAACTTCGGTCGCTGGAGCACATCAGAGGAACGGTCTCTAGCATACAAATCGATGTAACGGACGATAGATCTGTTGATGCTGCAGCTCTTCATATTACTACCGAATGGGGCCGGTTGGATATTTTAGTCAACAACGCTGGTATCATCTCTATGGCCAGTCCCCCAACCCGCGAAGCCTTCCGCTCTATTCTTGAAACCAATCTCATAGGAGCACTCAGCGTCACTGAAGCCTTTCTTCCCCTTCTTCGAAAAGCAGAACATATGCCTCCACGACTCATATTTGTCACATCAAGCACAGGTTCCATCACTCATGCTGCCAACCCGAGCTCACCATACTACAGTGGGTATGCTACAGAGTATCGAACTAGTAAGGCTGGTTTGAACATGCTTATGGCGATGTATTATGCTCGGCTGAAGCCAGAGGGCTTTTTGGTTTTTGGCGCGGACCCAGGGCTATGCGCAACTAACTTTACGCACGACGCGGAATCTCTCAGACAACGAGGAGCGGCGGAACCAGCTGATGGAGGAGAACGTGTAGCCTGTGTTATCAGGGGTGAGAAAGATGAAGCTGTTGGAAACGTGGTAGGAGTGCATGGTGTCGTTCCGTGGTAG
- a CDS encoding hypothetical protein (MEROPS:MER0034959~TransMembrane:1 (o24-45i)~CAZy:CE10), with protein sequence MAEETISLKAATRRYKEPISKFTAARYAVVYYILHYFIVIANNVLAFKERFISSAHPPTVVKKYACLPNLHIRIFYPKGFDAQSQRKLPTILSIHGGGFVMGNPRDDDLFNYNFANMHSVLVVALNYRKAPRVRFPTPIYDLEQLIFAVLSDSFLPIDKDRVALMGSSAGGNLALSVSLLPSMCGSGDGVRRIKTVIPMYPVVDMSVIQKYKTQTRQYKPSLGGFRAKPVDFLARLSPVFDAAYTLAGQDFQDPLLSPIYAAKEQLPPNMFVLADELDMLANEAWRMICDLTDRPIEEQTVGRSPVGPPGKLILDDEKFSFGVKKHDGNYRWLLIPDQIHGYDHYDSLQLLHGDKELSRDAELKTTEAQKLIGEWLFEGPFA encoded by the exons ATGGCAGAAGAAACTATCTCGCTGAAAGCAGCCACCCGGCGGTACAAAGAACCAATCTCAAAGTTCACTGCTGCCCGATATGCAGTGGTATACTATATACTGCACTatttcatcgtcatcgccaATAATGTACTTGCTTTCAAAGAGAGGTTCATATCGTCGGCACATCCACCTACAGTTGTCAAAAAATATGCTTGTCTACCGAATCTACACATAAG AATCTTTTACCCAAAAGGTTTCGACGCACAATCTCAGAGAAAACTCCCTACCATTCTCAGTATCCACGGCGGCGGTTTCGTTATGGGCAATCCTCGTGACGATGATCTGTTCAACTATAACTTTGCAAACATGCATTCCGTTCTGGTCGTCGCACTCAACTACAGAAAAGCCCCTCGCGTTCGTTTCCCAACACCCATATATGATCTGGAGCAGCTTATCTTCGCCGTCCTATCCGACTCCTTTCTGCCCATCGACAAGGACCGTGTTGCTCTAATGGGCTCTTCTGCCGGTGGAAACTTGGCACTCTCTGTATCTCTACTGCCTAGTATGTGTGGCAGTGGAGACGGCGTTAGACGGATCAAGACTGTAATCCCCATGTATCCTGTGGTTGACATGTCAGTGATACAAAAGTACAAAACACAAACTAGGCAGTATAAGCCATCTCTTGGAGGCTTTCGCGCGAAACCTGTCGATTTCCTTGCTCGTCTTTCTCCAGTCTTTGATGCAGCTTACACATTGGCTGGACAAGATTTCCAAGATCCTCTTCTCAGTCCCATTTACGCGGCCAAGGAACAACTGCCGCCAAACATGTTTGTACTTGCCGATGAGCTTGATATGCTCGCAAACGAAGCCTGGAGAATGATTTGCGATCTGACAGACCGTCCAATTGAGGAGCAGACTGTCGGTCGTAGTCCTGTTGGCCCCCCGGGAAAGTTGATTCTTGACGATGAGAAGTTCTCGTTTGGGGTGAAGAAACATGACGGAAACTACAGATGGTTGTTGATCCCAGATCAAATTCACGGGTACGATCATTACGATTCGTTGCAGTTGCTACATGGAGACAAGGAACTATCTAGAGACGCGGAGTTGAAGACTACAGAAGCTCAAAAGTTGATTGGAGAATGGCTCTTTGAGGGACCTTTTGCATAA
- a CDS encoding hypothetical protein (CAZy:AA7) — protein MEFIAAGTAWALNRAPSPQKILHRIGLASLITSQTWPDLSSKLSPNASIVFSQDPEFGGLVSRWRDWHAPQVGAVVTAFTETDVQEAVRYANQNRIPFLARSGGHGATEALQLAKDVLVVDIRGMNDIKIAESGNHATIGGGASVKKVVNELWASKKQTVTGICECVGISAPVLGGGHGWLQGKKGLASDQVISARVVLPNGEAVTASEESNPDLFWALRGAGHNFGIVTEWEYRIYDVENPNWSYEILIFLGDKLEEVLELTNKMMKTQPPQIIHWMYIVNVPEIDPDKPIIWYAIISDGPVDEAREYAKPLRDIGPINVNAGAVPMPELAHITLMSEDTAGCTKGFTGLRYPIGLKKYNPRAVRQVFDSIAEISQRVPELAGSFFLLEGYSTHGVKAVDADKSAFPHRDDEILITSYILYKPNSALDSLAQEHGEKLRNLLLEASDEPQQLRAYVNYAHGVESLESMYGYEPWRIDKLKALKKKWDPENRMRFYAPIV, from the exons ATGGAGTTCATCGCAGCTGGCACAGCTTGGGCGCTTAACAGAGCGCCTTCGCCACAAAAGATTCTCCATCGAATCGGTCTCGCATCTCTCATTACATCACAAACATGGCCAGACTTATCTTCAAAGCTCTCTCCCAACGCATCGATAGTGTTTTCGCAAGACCCCGAGTTCGGTGGTCTCGTTAGTCGATGGAGAGATTGGCATGCACCGCAGGTTGGTGCAGTTGTGACAGCTTTCACAGAGACCGACGTGCAAGAGGCG GTCCGGTACGCGAACCAAAACAGGATCCCGTTTTTGGCGAGATCTGGTGGCCATGGAGCGACTGAGGCGTTGCAGTTGGCCAAAGatgttcttgttgttgacatACGAGGCATGAACGATATTAAAATTGCTGAAAGTGGCAATCACGCGACCATTGGCGGAGGAGCCAGTGTGAAGAAAGTTGTGAACGAGCTATGGGCTTCAAAGAAACAGACAG TCACTGGTATTTGTGAATGCGTTGGCATCTCGGCGCCCGTCCTCGGAGGAGGACATGGATGGCTACAAGGCAAAAAAGGACTTGCATCCGATCAGGTCATATCTGCTCGTGTCGTGCTTCCCAACGGAGAAGCCGTGACAGCGTCCGAAGAGTCAAACCCAGACCTCTTCTGGGCCCTGCGTGGAGCAGGACATAACTTTGGAATTGTTACAGAGTGGGAGTATCGAATCTACGATGTCGAGAATCCAAACTGGTCCTATGAGATTCTCATCTTCTTGGGCGATAAACTTGAAGAGGTACTCGAGTTGACTAACAAGATGATGAAAACTCAGCCGCCACAGATAATCCACTGGATGTATATTGTCAATGTCCCAGAAATTGATCCTGACAAG CCGATTATATGGTACGCAATTATTTCAGACGGCCCAGTCGATGAAGCTCGAGAATACGCCAAACCACTCCGCGACATTGGGCCCATCAACGTCAACGCAGGTGCAGTCCCCATGCCCGAACTCGCTCATATTACACTTATGAGTGAAGACACTGCCGGCTGCACAAAAGGCTTTACGGGTCTGCGCTATCCCATAGGTCTCAAGAAGTACAATCCCCGAGCGGTCCGCCAAGTTTTCGACTCTATTGCCGAGATATCCCAGCGTGTTCCTGAATTGGCGGggtcattttttcttcttgaggGGTACTCGACGCACGGCGTGAAAGCAGTGGACGCAGATAAATCTGCGTTTCCTCACCGTGACGATGAGATTCTCATCACGTCATATATCCTGTACAAACCTAATTCTGCGTTGGACAGTTTGGCGCAAGAGCATGGAGAGAAATTGAGGAACCTCCTACTAGAAGCAAGTGATGAACCTCAACAGCTACGAGCATATGTCAATTATGCGCATGGCGTTGAATCGCTAGAGAGTATGTATGGGTATGAACCTTGGAGGATCGACAAGCTCAAAGCGCTAAAGAAGAAGTGGGATCCTGAGAACCGGATGAGATTCTATGCACCAATTGTTTGA
- a CDS encoding hypothetical protein (TransMembrane:2 (o235-254i315-333o)): MQQQQQPVRATLSCNSCRQRKLKCDRDEPCSNCVARNVSCQYAPWPRGRVAAQRRDNRQTDLNDRVRHLETLLGSIVSQLPSQQGSSSGSPSIKSPASTYITNQGSLQSSSSKDSTEVKPGRLMANPNETIYVSSSHWSAICHEVEYIREHLDETNESTDLGIADQAQSQVPMLLGPGRLTPSLEEVLADVPPKHIADRIVSRYFNATEPSIMITHTGEFQIEYKRFWDDPNSVSIQWIGMLFGVLATGTFLYIRSQDELPEGLGAPMEVAEGFHRRCTDCLLISKYSTAPGRYTLETMLFNIHGEFVRRRDAHLGVWILTGIVIRLAMRMGYHRDPDSYPRISPFHGEMRRRVWGVIQQLDILTSCQLGLPSLIQESQCDTKLPRNITDDDFGPDSTRLPPPRPDTQLTPVLYTRVKVRMMTIYRTIFNQVSLGKTENYEEIMTIDEKLHQMHQSMPPCFQIAKLEDCIMVPPYILIRRYNLELLFQKARCTLHRHHMTKAYQDTKYDYSRKACVDSAMTVLGHQASILREVQVGGLLYKDRWFLTSLERHDFSLASMVVCLELSKQPQHENPDLVGYTRENMIQALQTSQAFWAALKAVSAEARQAYDMLTVMLKAVSVNDKAKESLPNMMNDEKAHIQNGNGNTNGHNGSNGMPFSSEFHGIEAMLNSSDAVDWDMWESLVHMPDDFSNYEMSEEP; the protein is encoded by the exons atgcaacaacaacaacagcctgtCAGAGCGACACTCTCGTGTAATTCCTGTCGTCAACGAAA ATTGAAATGCGATCGTGATGAGCCTTGTAGCAATTGTGTCGCCAGAAATGTGTCCTGTCAATATGCCCCATGGCCTCGTGGTCGTGTGGCTGCGCAGAGGAGGGACAACAGACAGACAGATCTGAACGACCGAGTGCGCCATCTTGAGACACTTCTCGGATCCATTGTTTCCCAGCTTCCCTCTCAACAGGGCTCCTCATCTGGTTCACCTAGTATCAAGAGTCCTGCGAGTACATATATTACCAATCAAGGATCTCTACAATCTTCCTCCAGTAAAGACAGTACAGAGGTCAAGCCTGGCCGATTGATGGCGAATCCGAACGAGACTATTTATGTCTCTAGCAGTCATTGGTCGGCCATTTGCCATGAG GTCGAATACATTCGCGAACATCTTGACGAGACCAACGAGTCTACTGATCTAGGCATCGCGGACCAAGCACAAAGTCAGGTACCCATGCTTCTGGGACCTGGAAGATTGACGCCAAGTCTGGAAGAAGTTTTGGCGGATGTTCCTCCGAAACACATCGCAGATAGGATAGTGTCGCGATACTTCAACGCCACCGAGCCATCTATCA TGATCACCCACACGGGGGAGTTCCAAATCGAG TACAAACGCTTCTGGGATGACCCCAACTCGGTCTCCATTCAATGGATTGGCATGTTGTTCGGCGTTCTAGCCACAGGAACATTCTTATATATCCGCTCGCAGGACGAGCTTCCTGAAGGTCTAGGCGCGCCAATGGAAGTTGCAGAAGGTTTCCATAGACGCTGTACAGACTGTCTTCTCATTTCCAAGTACTCCACAGCGCCTGGTAGGTATACGCTCGAAACTATGCTGTTCAACATCCACGGAGAATTCGTTCGTCGTCGCGACGCCCACCTTGGTGTCTGGATCCTCACCGGTATCGTCATCCGGCTGGCCATGAGAATGGGTTATCATCGCGATCCAGACAGTTATCCGCGCATCTCTCCCTTCCATGGAGAAATGCGTCGTCGCGTGTGGGGTGTCATCCAGCAGCTTGACATCTTGACGTCTTGCCAACTCGGTCTCCCTTCACTCATCCAGGAATCTCAGTGTGATACAAAACTACCACGAAATATCACCGACGATGACTTTGGTCCTGATTCCACTCGACTTCCTCCGCCTAGACCTGACACCCAACTGACACCTGTATTGTACACCAGAGTCAAAGTCCGAATGATGACAATCTATCGAACTATTTTCAACCAAGTCTCTCTTGGTAAGACAGAGAACTACGAAGAGATCATGACAATTGATGAGAAGCTTCACCAGATGCACCAGTCTATGCCACCTTGTTTCCAGATAGCCAAGTTGGAAGATTGCATCATGGTCCCGCCATATATCCTTATTCGGCGGTACAACCTGGAACTGCTTTTCCAGAAGGCGAGGTGCACATTGCACCGTCATCACATGACCAAGGCTTACCAGGATACCAAGTACGATTACTCGCGGAAGGCTTGTGTCGACTCAGCTATGACAGTGCTGGGCCATCAGGCAAGCATCTTGAGGGAAGTCCAAGTCGGTGGGCTATTGTACAAGGATAGGTGGTTCCTAACATCCCTCGAACGTCATGACTTCTCCCTTGCATCCATGGTCGTCTGTCTCGAGTTGAGCAAACAGCCTCAGCACGAAAACCCGGATCTTGTTGGCTATACTCGAGAAAACATGATTCAAGCACTTCAGACCTCGCAAGCGTTCTGGGCAGCGCTCAAGGCAGTCTCTGCTGAAGCACGACAAGCTTATGATATGCTCACAGTGATGTTGAAAGCTGTTTCCGTCAATGATAAAGCAAAAGAATCCCTTCCTAACATGATGAACGACGAGAAAGCTCATATCCAAAATGGTAACG GAAACACAAATGGCCATAATGGTTCGAATGGCATGCCCTTCTCGAGCGAATTCCACGGTATAGAAGCTATGTTGAACAGCTCAGATGCTGTAGACTGG GACATGTGGGAGTCTCTTGTTCATATGCCTGACGATTTTTCGAACTATGAAATGTCCGAGGAGCCTTGA